In Panthera tigris isolate Pti1 chromosome D2, P.tigris_Pti1_mat1.1, whole genome shotgun sequence, one DNA window encodes the following:
- the PPRC1 gene encoding peroxisome proliferator-activated receptor gamma coactivator-related protein 1 isoform X1: MAARRGRRDGVAPSPSGGPGPDPGGGVRGSSWGSRSQAPYGTVGAVSGGEQVLLHEEGDDSGFVSLSRLGPCLRDKDLEMEELILQDETLLGTMQSYMDASLISLIEDFGSLGEQSRLSLEDQNEVSLLTALTEILDNADSENLSPFDSIPDSELLVSPREGSSLHKLLTLSRTPPERDLITPVDPLGPSTGSNRVSGVEMSLSDPPWDFSPPSFLETSFPKLPSWRPSRSRARWGQSPPPQQRSDGEEEEEVASFSGQMLAGELDNSVSSIPDFPMHLACPEEEDKTAAAEMAVQAAGDESISSLSELVRAMHPYCLPNLTHLTSLEDELQEQPDDLTLPEDCVVLEIVGQAATAGNDLEIPVVVRKIPTGPQPVLLDDSLEASPALKLLMPTLESETEAAVPKENLCPQKEGLSEEKLESVCLLEPKEVMEPMMPKESQNPPANTMLSSQKARKGRRKKSKEQPAACTEGYARRLRSSSRGQSTVATEITSQAGNLPQEELKREVAPPRSRGKPRAWARAWAAALEKPSSGNLESSAGQASAAKEDPLDLYSNLVDSIHANPVPTHLSLVDSAPSDPMPLESVETDPTAVNPVQADPVPVDPALVDFASANSELVDPLPADPVLADSAEIDPTVVVPISDDLPPGDPVPADSAPVDSVPSDLAPVDPVLVKSRPSDPRRGAVSSVQGSPAPQLLLESESLDPLKAIIPEVREVVGPLKVESSTSATTQEARPRPLSLSEYRRRRQQRQADAEERSPQPPAGKWPSLPETPTGLADIPCLVIPPAPAKKTTLQRSPEVPPEACFVPMGPSPASPSPEPPASKPVASTPTEQVPSQEIPLPARPPPPTVQSMPSTMPTALPFPPGGLGMTPMMPLPTGGQGIPSLPPPPLQPPSLPMSMGPVPPDPYTHYAPVPPWPCYPPVSPSGYPCLPPPPTVPLVSGTPGTYAVPPTCNVPWVPPPAPVPPYSSSCAYGPLGWGPGLQHPPFWPSMPPPPLPLASVGRAAPPPKVEPSGIPAGPPESVLSVPMAPPLSLGSTGQGALQIEPTKVEPTKVEVKSVPVSPHLKHKVSSPMQSPQIKAPPCLSAESVDVEEPASERLKPEIQETRPREKPPSPVTKVAPTPTPKQSTVTKVPAVHPARLRKLSFLPTPRTQGPEDVVQAFISEIGIEASDLSSLLEQFEKSEAKKECPPPAPADSLAVGNSGNVDTPQEKRPLDRLQAPELANVAGLTPPATPPHQLWKPLAAVSLLAKAKSPKSTAQEGTLKPEGVTEAKHPAAACLQEGVHGPSPVHVGSGDHDYCVRSRTPPKKTPALVIPEVGSRWNVKRHQDITIKPVLSLGLAAPLPPRTAASQEPLDHRTSSEQADAPATCLAPSALLSPEASPCRNDMNTRTPPEPSAKQRSVRCYRKACRSASPPSRGWQGCRGRSSRSISSGSNRTSEASSSSSSSSSSSSRSRSRSLSPPHKRWRRSSCSSSGRSRRCSSSSSSSSSSSSSSSSSSSRSRSRSPSPRRRSDRRRRYSSYRSHDHYQRQRVLQKERAIEERRVVFIGKIPGRMTRSELKQRFSVFGEIEECTIHFRVQGDNYGFVTYRYAEEAFAAIESGHKLRQADEQPFDLCFGGRRQFCKRSYSDLDSNREDFDPAPVKSKFDSLDFDTLLKQAQKNLRR, from the exons GTGCTGCTGCATGAGGAAGGGGACGATTCTGGTTTTGTCAGTCTGTCTCGGCTTGGCCCCTGTCTGAGGGACAAGGACCTGGAGATGGAGGAGCTGATACTGCAGGATGAGACACTGCTGGGGACCATGCAGAGCTACATGGATGCCTCCCTCATCTCCCTCATTGAAGATTTTGGGAGCCTTGGGGAG CAGAGCAGGTTATCTCTGGAGGACCAGAATGAAGTGTCACTGCTCACAGCTCTGACAGAGATCTTGGACAATGCAGATTCCGAGAACCTGTCTCCGTTTGACAGCATTCCTGACTCAGAACTGCTTGTGTCACCTCGGGAGGGCTCCTCT CTGCACAAGCTGCTCACCCTCTCCCGGACACCTCCAGAACGTGACCTCATCACCCCAGTTGACCCACTGGGGCCCAGCACAGGCAGTAATAGAGTGAGTGGG GTTGAGATGTCCCTCTCAGATCCCCCTTGGgacttctccccaccctccttcttAGAGACTTCCTTCCCTAAGCTTCCTAGCTGGAGACCCTCAAGATCAAGAGCCCGCTGGGGTcaatcccctcctccccagcagcGTAGcgatggggaagaagaggaggaggtggcCAGCTTTAGTGGCCAGATGCTTGCTGGGGAGCTCGACAACTCCGTGAGCAGTATTCCAGACTTCCCTATGCACCTGGCCTGCCCGGAGGAGGAAGataaaacagcagcagcagagaTGGCAGTGCAGGCAGCTGGGGACGAGAGCATCTCCTCCTTGAGTGAGTTGGTGCGGGCCATGCATCCATACTGCTTGCCCAACCTCACCCACCTGACATCACTCGAGGATGAGCTTCAGGAGCAGCCGGATGATTTGACACTGCCTGAGGATTGTGTGGTGCTAGAGATTGTGGGCCAGGCAGCCACAGCTGGCAATGACCTGGAGATCCCAGTTGTGGTACGGAAGATTCCTACTGGACCCCAGCCTGTGCTTCTGGATGACTCACTAGAGGCCAGTCCAGCTTTGAAGCTACTCATGCCTACACTAGAGTCAGAGACAGAGGCTGCTGTGCCCAAGGAGAACCTCTGCCCTCAGAAAGAGGGGTTGTCAGAGGAAAAGCTGGAGTCAGTCTGCTTGTTAGAGCCCAAGGAGGTCATGGAACCAATGATGCCCAAGGAGTCTCAGAACCCACCAGCCAACACAATGCTGAGTTCCCAGAAAGCTCgaaagggcaggaggaagaagagcaAAGAGCAGCCAGCAGCCTGTACAGAAGGCTATGCCAGGAGGCTGAGGTCATCTTCTCGTGGGCAATCTACTGTGGCTACAGAGATAACCTCACAGGCAGGAAATTTGCCTCAGGAGGAACTTAAAAGAGAGGTCGCACCTCCCCGTAGTAGAGGGAAGCCCCGGGCTTGGGCTCGGGCCTGGGCAGCTGCCTTGGAGAAACCTAGCTCTGGGAACTTGGAGAGTAGTGCTGGACAAGCTAGTGCTGCTAAAGAAGATCCTCTAGACCTTTATTCCAACCTGGTAGACAGCATCCACGCTAACCCTGTTCCAACTCATCTCTCACTGGTTGATTCTGCTCCATCCGACCCCATGCCACTTGAGTCTGTTGAAACTGATCCCACTGCAGTTAACCCTGTTCAAGCTGACCCTGTACCTGTTGATCCTGCATTGGTTGACTTTGCTTCAGCCAACTCAGAGCTGGTTGACCCTCTCCCAGCTGACCCAGTCCTGGCTGACTCAGCAGAAATTGACCCTACAGTGGTTGTTCCCATCTCAGATGACTTGCCACCAGGTGACCCTGTCCCAGCCGACTCAGCACCAGTTGACTCTGTTCCCAGTGACCTGGCTCCAGTTGATCCTGTGCTAGTTAAATCTAGGCCATCTGATCCCAGACGTGGTGCAGTGTCTTCAGTCCAGGGGAGTCCAGCTCCCCAGTTACTTCTGGAGTCAGAGTCCTTGGACCCCCTAAAGGCCATCATCCCCGAAGTCCGGGAGGTTGTGGGTCCTTTGAAGGTAGAAAGTAGTACCAGTGCCACAACCCAGGAAGCCAGACCTCGGCCTCTTAGCCTATCAGAGTACCGGCGACGAAGGCAGCAGCGCCAAGCAGATGCAGAAGAGAggagtccccagcccccagctgggAAGTGGCCTAGTCTCCCAGAGACCCCCACAGGGCTGGCAGACATCCCTTGTCTTGTCATCCCACCAGCCCCAGCCAAGAAGACAACTCTGCAGAGAAGCCCTGAGGTTCCTCCTGAGGCTTGCTTTGTGCCTATGGGTCCCAGCCCTGCTTCTCCTAGTCCTGAGCCACCTGCAAGCAAACCTGTGGCCTCAACTCCCACTGAACAGGTGCCATCCCAAGAGATACCACTACCAGCAAGACCTCCACCTCCTACTGTGCAGTCCATGCCCTCCACAATGCCCACTGCTTTGCCTTTTCCCCCAGGTGGGCTAGGCATGACTCCCATGATGCCCCTTCCTACAGGTGGGCAAGGGATCCCCagtctgcccccacctcccttgcAGCCTCCCAGTCTTCCAATGTCTATGGGACCGGTGCCACCTGATCCCTATACTCATTATGCTCCTGTGCCACCCTGGCCTTGTTATCCCCCTGTGTCCCCTTCTGGCTATCCATGCCTCCCCCCGCCACCAACAGTGCCCCTAGTATCTGGTACTCCTGGCACCTATGCTGTGCCCCCCACTTGCAATGTGCCTTGGGtaccccctccagccccagtcccACCTTACAGCTCCAGCTGTGCCTATGGGCCCTTGGGATGGGGCCCAGGGCTGCAACACCCTCCATTCTGGCCTTCTATGCCACCACCTCCTTTGCCTCTGGCATCTGTTGGGAGAGCTGCTCCCCCACCCAAGGTGGAGCCCAGTGGCATCCCAGCTGGCCCTCCTGAAAGTGTACTTTCTGTGCCAATGGCTCCTCCTCTCAGTCTTGGGTCAACTGGCCAGGGAGCTTTGCAGATAGAGCCCACCAAGGTGGAGCCCACCAAGGTGGAAGTCAAGTCAGTGCCTGTGTCTCCTCATCTGAAACATAAGGTGTCCTCCCCAATGCAAAGCCCCCAGATTAAGGCTCCACCGTGTTTGTCTGCTGAGAGTGTGGATGTTGAGGAGCCTGCATCAGAGAGGCTAAAGCCTGAGATCCAGGAGACAAGGCCCAGGGAGAAGCCCCCCTCTCCTGTTACCAAGGTTGCTCCTACACCCACACCAAAGCAGAGCACTGTAACTAAGGTGCCTGCTGTCCACCCAGCCCGTCTAAGGAAACTCTCCTTCCTGCCTACCCCACGGACTCAAGGCCCTGAGGACGTGGTACAGGCTTTCATCAGTGAGATTG GAATTGAGGCATCGGACCTGTCCAGTCTGCTGGAGCAGTTTGAGAAATCTGAAG CCAAAAAGGAGTGCCCTCCCCCGGCTCCTGCTGACAGCTTGGCTGTAGGAAACTCAGG CAACGTTGACACTCCCCAGGAGAAGAGGCCCCTAGACCGGTTACAAGCCCCAGAACTGGCCAACGTGGCAG gGCTCACCCCAccagccacccctccccaccaattATGGAAGCCCCTGGCTGCTGTTTCACTGCTGGCCAAAGCCAAATCTCCTAAGTCCACCGCCCAGGAGGGAACCCTGAAGCCTGAAGGAGTTACAGAGGCCAAACATCCAGCTGCAGCCTGCCTCCAAGAAGGGGTCCATGGCCCTAGTCCAGTCCATGTGGGCTCTGGGGACCATGACTATTGTGTCCGGAGCAGGACTCCCCCCAAAAAGACGCCTGCCTTAGTCATTCCAGAGGTGGGCTCCCGATGGAACGTCAAACGCCATCAGGACATCACCATCAAACCCGTCTTGTCCCTGGGCCTggccgcccccctgcccccacgcaCAGCTGCCTCCCAGGAGCCACTTGATCACAGGACTAGCAGTGAGCAGGCAGATGCCCCAGCAACTTGCCTTGCCCCATCCGCCTTGCTCTCCCCTGAGGCCTCACCTTGCCGGAATGACATGAACACTAGGACTCCCCCTGAGCCCTCAGCCAAGCAGCGGTCGGTGCGCTGTTACCGAAAAGCCTGCAGGTCGGCCAGCCCCCCAAGCCGGGGTTGGCAGGGCTGCCGTGGCCGCAGCAGCCGTTCTATCAGCTCTGGGTCCAACCGGACCAGCGAAGcatcttcctcctcatcctcatcGTCGTCTTCCTCATCCCGGTCCCGGTCCCggtccctctcccccccacacaAGAGGTGGCGAAG ATCCAGTTGCAGTTCTTCTGGACGTTCGCGAAGATGCTCTTCCTCGTcgtcctcctcatcttcctcatcttcctcatCTTCGTCATCCAGTTCCCGAAGCCGGTCCCGCTCCCCATCCCCCCGCCGGAGAAGTGACAGGAGGCGGAG GTACAGCTCTTATCGTTCACATGACCATTACCAAAGGCAGAGAGTGCTGCAGAAGGAGCGTGCAATA GAGGAGAGAAGAGTGGTCTTCATTGGGAAGATACCTGGCCGCATGACTCGGTCAGAATTGAAACAGAGGTTCTCTGTTTTTGGAGAGATTGAGGAGTGCACTATCCACTTCCGTGTCCAAGG TGACAACTACGGCTTCGTCACTTACCGCTATGCTGAAGAGGCATTTGCAGCCATCGAGAGTGGCCACAAGCTAAGGCAGGCAGATGAGCAGCCCTTTGATCTCTGCTTTGGGGGCCGCAGGCAGTTCTGCAAGAGAAGCTATTCTGATCTTG ACTCCAACCGGGAAGACTTTGACCCTGCTCCTGTAAAGAGCAAATTTGATTCTCTTGACTTTGACACATTGTTGAAACAGGCCCAGAAGAACCTCAGGAGGTAA
- the PPRC1 gene encoding peroxisome proliferator-activated receptor gamma coactivator-related protein 1 isoform X3 gives MAARRGRRDGVAPSPSGGPGPDPGGGVRGSSWGSRSQAPYGTVGAVSGGEQVLLHEEGDDSGFVSLSRLGPCLRDKDLEMEELILQDETLLGTMQSYMDASLISLIEDFGSLGEQSRLSLEDQNEVSLLTALTEILDNADSENLSPFDSIPDSELLVSPREGSSLHKLLTLSRTPPERDLITPVDPLGPSTGSNRVEMSLSDPPWDFSPPSFLETSFPKLPSWRPSRSRARWGQSPPPQQRSDGEEEEEVASFSGQMLAGELDNSVSSIPDFPMHLACPEEEDKTAAAEMAVQAAGDESISSLSELVRAMHPYCLPNLTHLTSLEDELQEQPDDLTLPEDCVVLEIVGQAATAGNDLEIPVVVRKIPTGPQPVLLDDSLEASPALKLLMPTLESETEAAVPKENLCPQKEGLSEEKLESVCLLEPKEVMEPMMPKESQNPPANTMLSSQKARKGRRKKSKEQPAACTEGYARRLRSSSRGQSTVATEITSQAGNLPQEELKREVAPPRSRGKPRAWARAWAAALEKPSSGNLESSAGQASAAKEDPLDLYSNLVDSIHANPVPTHLSLVDSAPSDPMPLESVETDPTAVNPVQADPVPVDPALVDFASANSELVDPLPADPVLADSAEIDPTVVVPISDDLPPGDPVPADSAPVDSVPSDLAPVDPVLVKSRPSDPRRGAVSSVQGSPAPQLLLESESLDPLKAIIPEVREVVGPLKVESSTSATTQEARPRPLSLSEYRRRRQQRQADAEERSPQPPAGKWPSLPETPTGLADIPCLVIPPAPAKKTTLQRSPEVPPEACFVPMGPSPASPSPEPPASKPVASTPTEQVPSQEIPLPARPPPPTVQSMPSTMPTALPFPPGGLGMTPMMPLPTGGQGIPSLPPPPLQPPSLPMSMGPVPPDPYTHYAPVPPWPCYPPVSPSGYPCLPPPPTVPLVSGTPGTYAVPPTCNVPWVPPPAPVPPYSSSCAYGPLGWGPGLQHPPFWPSMPPPPLPLASVGRAAPPPKVEPSGIPAGPPESVLSVPMAPPLSLGSTGQGALQIEPTKVEPTKVEVKSVPVSPHLKHKVSSPMQSPQIKAPPCLSAESVDVEEPASERLKPEIQETRPREKPPSPVTKVAPTPTPKQSTVTKVPAVHPARLRKLSFLPTPRTQGPEDVVQAFISEIGIEASDLSSLLEQFEKSEAKKECPPPAPADSLAVGNSGNVDTPQEKRPLDRLQAPELANVAGLTPPATPPHQLWKPLAAVSLLAKAKSPKSTAQEGTLKPEGVTEAKHPAAACLQEGVHGPSPVHVGSGDHDYCVRSRTPPKKTPALVIPEVGSRWNVKRHQDITIKPVLSLGLAAPLPPRTAASQEPLDHRTSSEQADAPATCLAPSALLSPEASPCRNDMNTRTPPEPSAKQRSVRCYRKACRSASPPSRGWQGCRGRSSRSISSGSNRTSEASSSSSSSSSSSSRSRSRSLSPPHKRWRRSSCSSSGRSRRCSSSSSSSSSSSSSSSSSSSRSRSRSPSPRRRSDRRRRYSSYRSHDHYQRQRVLQKERAIEERRVVFIGKIPGRMTRSELKQRFSVFGEIEECTIHFRVQGDNYGFVTYRYAEEAFAAIESGHKLRQADEQPFDLCFGGRRQFCKRSYSDLDSNREDFDPAPVKSKFDSLDFDTLLKQAQKNLRR, from the exons GTGCTGCTGCATGAGGAAGGGGACGATTCTGGTTTTGTCAGTCTGTCTCGGCTTGGCCCCTGTCTGAGGGACAAGGACCTGGAGATGGAGGAGCTGATACTGCAGGATGAGACACTGCTGGGGACCATGCAGAGCTACATGGATGCCTCCCTCATCTCCCTCATTGAAGATTTTGGGAGCCTTGGGGAG CAGAGCAGGTTATCTCTGGAGGACCAGAATGAAGTGTCACTGCTCACAGCTCTGACAGAGATCTTGGACAATGCAGATTCCGAGAACCTGTCTCCGTTTGACAGCATTCCTGACTCAGAACTGCTTGTGTCACCTCGGGAGGGCTCCTCT CTGCACAAGCTGCTCACCCTCTCCCGGACACCTCCAGAACGTGACCTCATCACCCCAGTTGACCCACTGGGGCCCAGCACAGGCAGTAATAGA GTTGAGATGTCCCTCTCAGATCCCCCTTGGgacttctccccaccctccttcttAGAGACTTCCTTCCCTAAGCTTCCTAGCTGGAGACCCTCAAGATCAAGAGCCCGCTGGGGTcaatcccctcctccccagcagcGTAGcgatggggaagaagaggaggaggtggcCAGCTTTAGTGGCCAGATGCTTGCTGGGGAGCTCGACAACTCCGTGAGCAGTATTCCAGACTTCCCTATGCACCTGGCCTGCCCGGAGGAGGAAGataaaacagcagcagcagagaTGGCAGTGCAGGCAGCTGGGGACGAGAGCATCTCCTCCTTGAGTGAGTTGGTGCGGGCCATGCATCCATACTGCTTGCCCAACCTCACCCACCTGACATCACTCGAGGATGAGCTTCAGGAGCAGCCGGATGATTTGACACTGCCTGAGGATTGTGTGGTGCTAGAGATTGTGGGCCAGGCAGCCACAGCTGGCAATGACCTGGAGATCCCAGTTGTGGTACGGAAGATTCCTACTGGACCCCAGCCTGTGCTTCTGGATGACTCACTAGAGGCCAGTCCAGCTTTGAAGCTACTCATGCCTACACTAGAGTCAGAGACAGAGGCTGCTGTGCCCAAGGAGAACCTCTGCCCTCAGAAAGAGGGGTTGTCAGAGGAAAAGCTGGAGTCAGTCTGCTTGTTAGAGCCCAAGGAGGTCATGGAACCAATGATGCCCAAGGAGTCTCAGAACCCACCAGCCAACACAATGCTGAGTTCCCAGAAAGCTCgaaagggcaggaggaagaagagcaAAGAGCAGCCAGCAGCCTGTACAGAAGGCTATGCCAGGAGGCTGAGGTCATCTTCTCGTGGGCAATCTACTGTGGCTACAGAGATAACCTCACAGGCAGGAAATTTGCCTCAGGAGGAACTTAAAAGAGAGGTCGCACCTCCCCGTAGTAGAGGGAAGCCCCGGGCTTGGGCTCGGGCCTGGGCAGCTGCCTTGGAGAAACCTAGCTCTGGGAACTTGGAGAGTAGTGCTGGACAAGCTAGTGCTGCTAAAGAAGATCCTCTAGACCTTTATTCCAACCTGGTAGACAGCATCCACGCTAACCCTGTTCCAACTCATCTCTCACTGGTTGATTCTGCTCCATCCGACCCCATGCCACTTGAGTCTGTTGAAACTGATCCCACTGCAGTTAACCCTGTTCAAGCTGACCCTGTACCTGTTGATCCTGCATTGGTTGACTTTGCTTCAGCCAACTCAGAGCTGGTTGACCCTCTCCCAGCTGACCCAGTCCTGGCTGACTCAGCAGAAATTGACCCTACAGTGGTTGTTCCCATCTCAGATGACTTGCCACCAGGTGACCCTGTCCCAGCCGACTCAGCACCAGTTGACTCTGTTCCCAGTGACCTGGCTCCAGTTGATCCTGTGCTAGTTAAATCTAGGCCATCTGATCCCAGACGTGGTGCAGTGTCTTCAGTCCAGGGGAGTCCAGCTCCCCAGTTACTTCTGGAGTCAGAGTCCTTGGACCCCCTAAAGGCCATCATCCCCGAAGTCCGGGAGGTTGTGGGTCCTTTGAAGGTAGAAAGTAGTACCAGTGCCACAACCCAGGAAGCCAGACCTCGGCCTCTTAGCCTATCAGAGTACCGGCGACGAAGGCAGCAGCGCCAAGCAGATGCAGAAGAGAggagtccccagcccccagctgggAAGTGGCCTAGTCTCCCAGAGACCCCCACAGGGCTGGCAGACATCCCTTGTCTTGTCATCCCACCAGCCCCAGCCAAGAAGACAACTCTGCAGAGAAGCCCTGAGGTTCCTCCTGAGGCTTGCTTTGTGCCTATGGGTCCCAGCCCTGCTTCTCCTAGTCCTGAGCCACCTGCAAGCAAACCTGTGGCCTCAACTCCCACTGAACAGGTGCCATCCCAAGAGATACCACTACCAGCAAGACCTCCACCTCCTACTGTGCAGTCCATGCCCTCCACAATGCCCACTGCTTTGCCTTTTCCCCCAGGTGGGCTAGGCATGACTCCCATGATGCCCCTTCCTACAGGTGGGCAAGGGATCCCCagtctgcccccacctcccttgcAGCCTCCCAGTCTTCCAATGTCTATGGGACCGGTGCCACCTGATCCCTATACTCATTATGCTCCTGTGCCACCCTGGCCTTGTTATCCCCCTGTGTCCCCTTCTGGCTATCCATGCCTCCCCCCGCCACCAACAGTGCCCCTAGTATCTGGTACTCCTGGCACCTATGCTGTGCCCCCCACTTGCAATGTGCCTTGGGtaccccctccagccccagtcccACCTTACAGCTCCAGCTGTGCCTATGGGCCCTTGGGATGGGGCCCAGGGCTGCAACACCCTCCATTCTGGCCTTCTATGCCACCACCTCCTTTGCCTCTGGCATCTGTTGGGAGAGCTGCTCCCCCACCCAAGGTGGAGCCCAGTGGCATCCCAGCTGGCCCTCCTGAAAGTGTACTTTCTGTGCCAATGGCTCCTCCTCTCAGTCTTGGGTCAACTGGCCAGGGAGCTTTGCAGATAGAGCCCACCAAGGTGGAGCCCACCAAGGTGGAAGTCAAGTCAGTGCCTGTGTCTCCTCATCTGAAACATAAGGTGTCCTCCCCAATGCAAAGCCCCCAGATTAAGGCTCCACCGTGTTTGTCTGCTGAGAGTGTGGATGTTGAGGAGCCTGCATCAGAGAGGCTAAAGCCTGAGATCCAGGAGACAAGGCCCAGGGAGAAGCCCCCCTCTCCTGTTACCAAGGTTGCTCCTACACCCACACCAAAGCAGAGCACTGTAACTAAGGTGCCTGCTGTCCACCCAGCCCGTCTAAGGAAACTCTCCTTCCTGCCTACCCCACGGACTCAAGGCCCTGAGGACGTGGTACAGGCTTTCATCAGTGAGATTG GAATTGAGGCATCGGACCTGTCCAGTCTGCTGGAGCAGTTTGAGAAATCTGAAG CCAAAAAGGAGTGCCCTCCCCCGGCTCCTGCTGACAGCTTGGCTGTAGGAAACTCAGG CAACGTTGACACTCCCCAGGAGAAGAGGCCCCTAGACCGGTTACAAGCCCCAGAACTGGCCAACGTGGCAG gGCTCACCCCAccagccacccctccccaccaattATGGAAGCCCCTGGCTGCTGTTTCACTGCTGGCCAAAGCCAAATCTCCTAAGTCCACCGCCCAGGAGGGAACCCTGAAGCCTGAAGGAGTTACAGAGGCCAAACATCCAGCTGCAGCCTGCCTCCAAGAAGGGGTCCATGGCCCTAGTCCAGTCCATGTGGGCTCTGGGGACCATGACTATTGTGTCCGGAGCAGGACTCCCCCCAAAAAGACGCCTGCCTTAGTCATTCCAGAGGTGGGCTCCCGATGGAACGTCAAACGCCATCAGGACATCACCATCAAACCCGTCTTGTCCCTGGGCCTggccgcccccctgcccccacgcaCAGCTGCCTCCCAGGAGCCACTTGATCACAGGACTAGCAGTGAGCAGGCAGATGCCCCAGCAACTTGCCTTGCCCCATCCGCCTTGCTCTCCCCTGAGGCCTCACCTTGCCGGAATGACATGAACACTAGGACTCCCCCTGAGCCCTCAGCCAAGCAGCGGTCGGTGCGCTGTTACCGAAAAGCCTGCAGGTCGGCCAGCCCCCCAAGCCGGGGTTGGCAGGGCTGCCGTGGCCGCAGCAGCCGTTCTATCAGCTCTGGGTCCAACCGGACCAGCGAAGcatcttcctcctcatcctcatcGTCGTCTTCCTCATCCCGGTCCCGGTCCCggtccctctcccccccacacaAGAGGTGGCGAAG ATCCAGTTGCAGTTCTTCTGGACGTTCGCGAAGATGCTCTTCCTCGTcgtcctcctcatcttcctcatcttcctcatCTTCGTCATCCAGTTCCCGAAGCCGGTCCCGCTCCCCATCCCCCCGCCGGAGAAGTGACAGGAGGCGGAG GTACAGCTCTTATCGTTCACATGACCATTACCAAAGGCAGAGAGTGCTGCAGAAGGAGCGTGCAATA GAGGAGAGAAGAGTGGTCTTCATTGGGAAGATACCTGGCCGCATGACTCGGTCAGAATTGAAACAGAGGTTCTCTGTTTTTGGAGAGATTGAGGAGTGCACTATCCACTTCCGTGTCCAAGG TGACAACTACGGCTTCGTCACTTACCGCTATGCTGAAGAGGCATTTGCAGCCATCGAGAGTGGCCACAAGCTAAGGCAGGCAGATGAGCAGCCCTTTGATCTCTGCTTTGGGGGCCGCAGGCAGTTCTGCAAGAGAAGCTATTCTGATCTTG ACTCCAACCGGGAAGACTTTGACCCTGCTCCTGTAAAGAGCAAATTTGATTCTCTTGACTTTGACACATTGTTGAAACAGGCCCAGAAGAACCTCAGGAGGTAA